One window of the Archaeoglobus sulfaticallidus PM70-1 genome contains the following:
- a CDS encoding DEAD/DEAH box helicase family protein: protein MFVKLSYDRGTIIAKGDVHIPFGSFDERVGCYRVLAYKYRDLVEYLNLSGIEYEEEVFDPPPTPFFDAEFELRDYQEEAVQKWMVDRRGVVVLPTGAGKTYVAMEIIRELNVPTLIVVPTLDLIDQWMAKLSIFGEIGEFSGRKKEIKAITISTYDSAYINAETLGNKFLLIVFDEVHHLPSESYRVIAEMSCAPYRLGLTATMEREDGLHSLLPKLVGGKVYEVTHDQISEHLAPFTIKRIKVPLSEKEKGAYDQLSKKFRDYLKKKGMKLTSMDDFRKIVMRTGFDKQAYEALKSWEEARKIAYNSKNKLKVLKNLLQRHRKDKIIIFTRYNDLVYRISRLFLIPAITYKTDQSERKEILRNFRRGIYRVIVSSQVLDEGVDVPDANIGIIMSGSGSAREYIQRLGRILRPSGKKAILYEIVSSETSEERVSRRRRRKLKNK from the coding sequence ATGTTCGTTAAGCTCTCCTACGATAGGGGAACGATAATCGCGAAGGGTGATGTGCACATACCCTTCGGAAGTTTCGATGAGAGAGTTGGTTGTTATAGAGTTTTAGCATACAAGTACCGTGATCTGGTAGAGTACCTCAACCTGTCGGGAATCGAGTACGAGGAAGAGGTTTTCGATCCCCCGCCAACACCCTTCTTCGATGCAGAGTTTGAGCTCAGGGATTATCAGGAGGAGGCTGTTCAGAAGTGGATGGTGGACAGGAGAGGGGTTGTGGTTCTGCCAACCGGGGCAGGCAAGACATATGTTGCGATGGAGATTATAAGAGAACTGAATGTTCCAACTCTCATTGTGGTTCCAACCCTCGACCTCATCGACCAGTGGATGGCCAAACTATCCATTTTCGGAGAGATTGGAGAGTTCTCTGGAAGAAAAAAGGAGATTAAAGCTATAACTATATCAACCTATGATTCTGCATACATTAACGCTGAAACTCTCGGCAACAAATTCCTGCTTATTGTTTTCGATGAGGTTCATCATTTACCCTCTGAGAGCTACAGGGTGATTGCCGAGATGAGCTGTGCGCCATACAGGCTTGGTTTAACGGCTACGATGGAAAGAGAGGATGGACTGCATAGTTTGCTGCCAAAGCTTGTGGGTGGGAAGGTTTACGAGGTAACTCATGACCAGATATCGGAGCATTTGGCACCCTTTACAATAAAGAGAATAAAGGTTCCGCTGAGTGAGAAAGAAAAGGGGGCGTATGATCAACTATCCAAGAAGTTCAGGGATTATTTGAAGAAAAAGGGTATGAAGCTAACATCCATGGATGACTTTCGAAAAATAGTGATGCGAACAGGATTTGACAAACAGGCTTATGAAGCTCTGAAGTCTTGGGAGGAAGCAAGGAAAATTGCCTACAACTCGAAAAACAAGCTCAAAGTGTTGAAAAATTTGTTGCAGAGGCACAGAAAGGATAAGATAATCATATTCACGAGGTACAACGATCTCGTTTACAGGATTTCGAGGCTGTTTCTGATTCCGGCGATAACATACAAAACTGATCAGAGTGAGAGGAAGGAGATACTGAGAAACTTCAGGAGAGGTATTTACAGGGTTATTGTAAGCAGTCAGGTTCTTGATGAGGGCGTGGATGTCCCGGATGCCAACATCGGCATAATTATGAGCGGTAGCGGGAGTGCTAGGGAGTACATTCAAAGGCTAGGCAGAATATTGAGACCTTCAGGAAAGAAAGCGATTCTTTATGAGATAGTCTCATCCGAAACCTCTGAGGAGAGGGTATCGCGCAGAAGGAGGAGGAAACTAAAGAACAAGTAG
- a CDS encoding DUF790 family protein has translation MLPKEYLDVRKIKGKIYPRFVDFEWFDIAKKVISIYAKNTGNKLKKARNEVKKIEDSENYKKIRAFARIVEREIDFKSPTTLNPLEVRKLLFSKGPVTTASEREKVIEEVARRFGVDKREIELSMFGDMEEDSIIDGVKVDPETLLMKYNLSLLQTTLMNAIAVRFRVEDNHKKVFSGIKRLGLMYEIEDEFVRLTGPASILKQTKKYGTAFAKLIPAIVNSRLWVIHAEILDYDRIYRMSISSEDGVMFYREKLSMDFDSSLEEELYSRLICSRRDLEIVREPSLVSVGGFAFIPDFRIRRGDREIYIEIAGFWTEDYVKKKVEKIERANIPLLVVAREEIAEKLKSRHVIRFKNKLPYLKILKFINEYFADSGGKNIMKAEGEVPEKYLRYKDWFVSIDFIEYCKKCIEEGRVEEVVEKEGGSIALEYLGYKVVWDGLSDFRIVRVHDD, from the coding sequence GTGCTTCCGAAAGAGTACCTTGATGTGAGAAAGATCAAAGGAAAAATTTACCCGAGATTTGTGGATTTCGAGTGGTTCGACATCGCGAAGAAGGTAATTTCCATCTATGCCAAAAATACAGGAAACAAGCTGAAAAAAGCCAGGAATGAGGTTAAGAAGATCGAAGATTCCGAGAATTACAAGAAGATAAGGGCTTTTGCGAGGATAGTTGAGAGGGAGATCGATTTTAAAAGTCCGACCACCCTCAATCCTTTAGAGGTAAGAAAGCTCCTGTTCTCTAAGGGCCCTGTTACTACTGCCAGCGAGAGGGAGAAAGTTATAGAAGAGGTTGCGAGAAGGTTTGGAGTTGATAAGAGGGAGATAGAGCTATCGATGTTTGGAGATATGGAAGAGGACAGCATAATTGACGGGGTAAAGGTGGATCCTGAAACCCTGCTTATGAAGTACAACCTTTCGCTCCTGCAAACAACGCTGATGAACGCAATAGCAGTTAGGTTCAGGGTGGAAGATAATCACAAGAAAGTCTTCTCCGGAATAAAGAGGCTTGGGCTGATGTACGAGATAGAAGATGAGTTCGTCAGGCTGACAGGCCCGGCATCCATCCTGAAGCAAACGAAGAAGTACGGAACGGCTTTTGCAAAGCTAATACCCGCAATAGTAAACTCGAGATTATGGGTTATACATGCCGAAATTCTTGATTATGACAGGATATACAGAATGTCAATCAGCAGTGAGGATGGGGTGATGTTTTACAGAGAAAAGCTCAGCATGGATTTCGACTCATCGCTGGAAGAGGAGCTCTACAGCAGACTGATATGCTCAAGAAGGGATCTTGAAATTGTAAGAGAGCCATCACTGGTTTCTGTTGGTGGGTTTGCCTTCATCCCTGACTTCAGAATTAGAAGAGGGGACAGGGAGATATATATAGAGATCGCTGGTTTCTGGACAGAAGATTATGTGAAAAAGAAGGTGGAGAAAATTGAGAGGGCCAATATACCGCTGCTGGTTGTTGCAAGGGAAGAAATAGCAGAGAAGCTGAAAAGCAGGCATGTGATCCGTTTCAAAAATAAACTGCCATATTTGAAAATCCTGAAGTTCATAAACGAGTACTTCGCTGACAGTGGTGGCAAAAACATTATGAAAGCTGAGGGAGAGGTGCCTGAGAAATACCTGAGATATAAGGACTGGTTTGTAAGCATCGACTTTATTGAGTACTGCAAGAAATGCATAGAAGAAGGTAGAGTAGAGGAGGTTGTTGAAAAAGAGGGCGGGAGTATAGCGCTGGAGTATCTTGGCTACAAGGTTGTTTGGGACGGACTGTCAGATTTCAGGATAGTAAGGGTGCATGATGATTAG
- the thiL gene encoding thiamine-phosphate kinase — MKEFEFIAIARDLFKSRKKEVVYGAGDDDCAVIKLNDRYLVLSSDMLHEQSDFPKIMTPFEIGWMSVAVNFSDLAGSGVKPEYFIFDICLREGIEDSFEEILKGVKALCDRYDAEVVGGDVDFGDELFIVGFALGFSDRVVVQSGAKAGDRVYITGLTGKSQLALEYYLKGYDREEIPFVSSLVMPEPKVKEGLMLTHTANSMTDISDSLAVSLHNIASRSNVCIEIEAMDLSELLEFVDYDKALELFLYGGGDFELVFTSDSEPEVGIEIGRVREGKGVHILDDIKRTVEFRGYSHF, encoded by the coding sequence ATGAAAGAGTTTGAGTTCATTGCCATAGCCAGAGATCTGTTCAAAAGCAGGAAAAAAGAAGTTGTTTACGGAGCAGGAGATGACGATTGTGCTGTGATAAAGCTGAACGACAGATACCTTGTGTTATCTTCAGATATGCTCCATGAGCAGTCCGATTTCCCGAAAATAATGACTCCTTTTGAGATAGGCTGGATGAGTGTTGCGGTTAATTTTAGCGATCTCGCTGGGAGTGGCGTCAAGCCAGAATACTTCATCTTCGATATTTGCCTGAGAGAGGGGATCGAGGATAGTTTCGAAGAAATCCTGAAAGGTGTCAAAGCCTTATGTGATAGGTATGATGCCGAGGTTGTTGGAGGAGATGTGGATTTTGGAGATGAACTGTTTATCGTTGGATTCGCTTTGGGATTTTCTGACAGGGTTGTGGTTCAGAGTGGTGCTAAAGCGGGAGACAGGGTTTACATCACCGGCTTAACCGGAAAATCCCAGTTGGCACTGGAGTACTATTTGAAAGGATATGATAGAGAAGAGATTCCCTTCGTTAGCTCGCTCGTGATGCCAGAACCAAAGGTAAAAGAAGGTCTAATGCTCACCCACACAGCCAACTCCATGACAGACATAAGCGATAGCCTGGCAGTCTCCCTGCACAACATAGCGAGCAGGAGCAATGTTTGCATAGAAATAGAGGCTATGGACCTCTCGGAGTTGCTGGAGTTCGTGGACTACGATAAAGCTCTGGAACTGTTTCTGTATGGTGGAGGTGATTTCGAGCTTGTTTTCACGAGCGACTCTGAGCCTGAAGTTGGTATTGAAATCGGCAGGGTCAGGGAAGGTAAGGGAGTTCACATCCTGGATGATATAAAGCGTACAGTTGAGTTCAGAGGGTACAGTCACTTCTAA
- the moaC gene encoding cyclic pyranopterin monophosphate synthase MoaC has product MDFTHLDESGKVRMVDISEKKDVLRIAVAEGKIKLKEETIHAIVENRVAKGNVLATAIVAGTLAVKKTPELIPMCHPIPLTQVEIDFEIDDHIKAICRVKSRGKTGVEMEALTGVTTALLTIWDMVKSMEKDESGNYPETAIHDIRVVSKEKLEE; this is encoded by the coding sequence ATGGATTTCACGCACCTCGATGAATCGGGAAAGGTTAGAATGGTTGACATCTCTGAGAAAAAGGATGTTCTCAGGATTGCAGTTGCTGAGGGAAAAATTAAGCTGAAAGAGGAAACCATTCATGCCATTGTTGAAAACAGAGTTGCCAAAGGGAATGTTCTGGCAACGGCAATAGTTGCCGGAACCTTGGCTGTCAAAAAAACACCTGAGTTGATTCCGATGTGTCATCCTATCCCATTAACTCAGGTTGAGATCGATTTTGAGATCGATGATCATATTAAGGCTATTTGCAGAGTAAAATCGAGAGGTAAAACGGGAGTTGAGATGGAAGCTCTAACGGGTGTTACCACCGCTTTGCTTACGATATGGGATATGGTAAAGTCGATGGAGAAGGATGAGAGTGGAAACTATCCGGAAACTGCAATCCATGACATCAGGGTTGTGAGCAAGGAAAAGCTTGAAGAGTGA
- a CDS encoding type II secretion system F family protein has product MFKKANYLTYLGYKLFGRSIQRNRQKYYELEVSLHKAMISMPPEMYIATAKMVSLIFAIFGAIVGSILAYFLIASDILKFPIVVPEPFYSYWIAYKSLVFSGVVVILMTIIFYYLGSLLFLIYPSTIISDRKNKIDKVLPHAITFMYSLSLGGMDVIRIFNSLASYKEIYGEVSKEISRIIRDIELLGKDLRTALSDAVEFSPSENFKEFLHGLITIIDSGGDITRYLEERADFYLEKARQNQKNFLDFLGLMAESYITAFVAGPLFLIIIQTVMAMMGQGSELILYAVIYIIIPFASFMFAIVIKLLSPAEEGEPPELKESHIYLMESRKDGYEDDIKKLERKIKLWKIKKVLRNPFGIIRRKPYYSLVFSLPPGILFVVYGVTQNPPTTVSMDWFFTIDDYIFLAIVIIFTPFTAFYEAKKRRIRRHLKMIPIFLNRVAAANESGVPIYKAIAMIAKTDTSPLKEEIQKIKADLDWGMSLSDALIRFANRLRIFELSRTVTLLNESLKSTGKVTEVLMISAKDASNAELLRRERLSSMLMYVIIIYISFFVFIGIVYIVSSTFLSTLAESAQVSSGTSFMTVGLNVDFYKNIFMHAAIFQGLFAGIVAGVMGEGSMSSGIKHSLIMLTVAYVLFNILI; this is encoded by the coding sequence ATGTTCAAGAAAGCTAATTACCTCACATACCTGGGATACAAGCTGTTTGGTAGAAGTATTCAAAGAAACAGGCAGAAATATTACGAATTAGAAGTGTCTCTCCACAAAGCTATGATTTCAATGCCTCCTGAGATGTACATAGCTACGGCAAAAATGGTATCACTCATATTTGCGATTTTTGGAGCTATTGTGGGTTCGATCCTAGCATACTTTTTAATTGCCTCAGACATTCTAAAATTTCCCATCGTTGTTCCAGAGCCTTTCTACAGTTATTGGATCGCGTATAAATCACTTGTTTTTTCGGGAGTAGTTGTTATTTTAATGACGATAATATTCTATTATTTAGGTTCTCTGTTATTCCTTATTTACCCTTCAACAATCATAAGCGACAGGAAAAACAAGATTGACAAGGTTTTACCACATGCTATAACCTTTATGTACTCACTAAGCTTGGGAGGAATGGACGTAATTCGGATCTTTAACTCGCTAGCAAGTTATAAGGAAATATACGGAGAAGTTTCAAAGGAAATTTCGAGGATAATAAGAGATATCGAATTATTGGGTAAAGATTTAAGAACGGCTTTATCGGATGCAGTAGAGTTTTCACCTTCTGAGAACTTCAAGGAGTTCTTACACGGCTTGATAACAATAATAGACAGCGGTGGAGACATTACAAGGTATCTGGAAGAGAGGGCAGATTTTTATCTTGAGAAGGCGAGACAAAATCAGAAAAACTTCTTGGATTTCCTGGGCTTAATGGCAGAAAGCTACATAACCGCATTTGTTGCTGGCCCTCTTTTCTTGATCATAATTCAAACGGTTATGGCTATGATGGGGCAAGGAAGCGAACTGATACTTTACGCTGTAATATACATCATAATCCCATTTGCTTCTTTCATGTTTGCAATAGTTATAAAGTTACTTAGTCCGGCTGAAGAGGGAGAACCACCAGAGCTAAAAGAGAGTCATATTTACCTTATGGAAAGTAGAAAGGATGGTTATGAAGATGATATAAAAAAATTGGAGAGGAAAATAAAGTTATGGAAGATAAAAAAGGTTTTAAGAAATCCATTTGGAATCATAAGGAGAAAACCATATTACTCCCTCGTTTTTTCATTACCACCTGGCATTCTATTTGTTGTGTATGGTGTTACGCAAAACCCTCCAACTACTGTATCCATGGACTGGTTCTTTACAATAGATGACTACATTTTTTTGGCTATCGTGATTATATTCACACCTTTTACCGCATTTTATGAAGCTAAGAAGAGGAGAATTAGAAGACACTTAAAAATGATTCCCATATTCCTCAACAGAGTTGCCGCAGCAAATGAGAGTGGGGTGCCGATATACAAAGCCATAGCGATGATAGCAAAGACAGATACAAGTCCTTTGAAAGAGGAAATTCAAAAGATAAAAGCAGATCTGGACTGGGGGATGAGCTTGAGTGATGCCCTCATTAGGTTCGCGAACAGGTTGAGGATATTTGAGCTTTCAAGAACCGTAACTTTGCTAAATGAGTCTCTAAAATCAACCGGCAAAGTTACCGAAGTGTTGATGATCTCAGCCAAGGATGCAAGCAATGCTGAGCTTTTAAGAAGGGAGAGGCTTTCAAGTATGCTCATGTATGTTATAATAATATACATCTCCTTCTTCGTGTTTATTGGAATAGTTTATATAGTCTCCTCAACATTTCTATCGACATTAGCAGAGAGCGCTCAGGTGTCATCCGGAACGTCTTTTATGACAGTAGGGCTAAACGTTGATTTTTACAAAAACATCTTTATGCACGCTGCCATATTTCAGGGACTTTTTGCAGGAATTGTTGCCGGGGTTATGGGAGAGGGTAGCATGTCTTCAGGCATAAAACACTCACTCATCATGCTAACTGTGGCGTATGTGCTTTTTAATATACTAATCTGA
- a CDS encoding macro domain-containing protein, which translates to MSKTYKGVVLEFYHGDITKLEVDAIVNAANTKLVMGGGVAGAIKRAGGVEIEKEAVAKGPIKIGEAVETTAGRLKAKYVIHTPTMELDFKTDENKIRLAMKAALNKAKELDIRSIAFPALGTGVGGFSKAEAAKIMIEEIKKVIDEGTSLERIVLADISAEQVEEYRKKAEELL; encoded by the coding sequence ATGTCCAAGACCTATAAGGGAGTTGTTCTGGAATTCTATCATGGGGATATTACGAAGCTTGAGGTTGATGCAATCGTCAATGCAGCGAATACGAAGCTCGTGATGGGTGGTGGGGTTGCTGGAGCCATAAAGCGAGCCGGTGGAGTTGAAATAGAGAAAGAGGCTGTAGCGAAGGGCCCAATAAAAATTGGGGAGGCTGTAGAAACAACAGCCGGGAGGTTGAAAGCGAAGTATGTGATCCATACACCAACGATGGAGCTTGACTTCAAAACGGATGAGAACAAGATAAGGCTCGCGATGAAAGCTGCTTTGAATAAGGCTAAAGAGCTTGACATTAGATCCATCGCTTTTCCGGCACTGGGTACTGGAGTTGGTGGTTTCTCGAAGGCTGAAGCGGCGAAGATAATGATAGAGGAGATCAAAAAGGTGATTGACGAGGGAACGAGCCTTGAAAGGATCGTTCTTGCAGATATAAGTGCTGAGCAGGTTGAGGAATACCGAAAGAAGGCGGAGGAACTCCTATAG
- a CDS encoding RAD55 family ATPase — MIMQQQQMVKSIPTGIHLLDRRLDGGLPEGSLVCVYANPMSMPEAFLYQFASVRKTYYFNTSRPSEYIKQNMLAMGFDPDVEFIDVFSQYYLNEYGHFIIEDRYRDKEIFDFIEHQLNNILQDGKEYNVIFDSMSFFLKLDVSRGLKEWLLNKLYIASKQTGNLFYIYVLKNVHPIDLVYTVMDICDVILDIDSERIGDKILSRLSIPKIRNKQPMLETFRFYISEGIEIDTSRDIA, encoded by the coding sequence ATGATAATGCAACAGCAACAGATGGTTAAAAGCATACCGACTGGAATCCACTTACTTGACAGAAGACTAGATGGTGGACTGCCCGAGGGGAGTTTAGTTTGTGTATATGCAAACCCAATGAGTATGCCCGAAGCTTTTCTGTACCAATTCGCCTCAGTTAGAAAAACGTATTACTTTAACACATCTCGACCATCCGAATATATCAAGCAAAACATGTTAGCAATGGGTTTTGATCCTGATGTTGAATTTATAGATGTATTCAGCCAGTACTATCTTAACGAATATGGACACTTCATTATTGAAGACAGATACAGAGATAAAGAGATCTTCGACTTTATTGAACATCAGCTTAACAATATATTGCAGGACGGTAAAGAATACAATGTAATTTTTGATTCGATGTCCTTCTTTTTAAAACTCGATGTGAGCAGAGGTTTAAAAGAGTGGTTGTTAAACAAACTATACATTGCCTCTAAGCAAACAGGAAATTTGTTTTACATTTATGTGCTGAAAAACGTACATCCCATAGATTTAGTTTACACAGTCATGGATATATGTGATGTCATTCTCGATATAGATAGCGAGAGGATTGGAGACAAAATATTAAGCAGACTTTCAATTCCAAAGATTAGAAACAAGCAACCAATGTTAGAGACCTTCAGATTCTACATAAGCGAGGGCATAGAGATAGACACATCCAGGGATATCGCTTGA
- a CDS encoding ferritin → MIPERMLKALNRQINAEFYSAYLYLSMATYFESISLKGFANWMRVQAKEELMHAMKLFDFVVERGGRVKLDGIEKPPSEWKSPLDAFEAVYRHEVKVTSMINELVDLALEEKDHASYAFLQWYVMEQVEEEASADEIVQKLKLVGDEKSGLFAIDQELAKRQFTEVQQ, encoded by the coding sequence ATGATTCCTGAAAGGATGTTAAAAGCTTTGAACAGGCAGATAAATGCTGAGTTCTATTCTGCATACCTTTATCTGTCAATGGCAACATACTTTGAGAGCATCAGCCTGAAAGGCTTTGCCAACTGGATGAGGGTTCAGGCTAAGGAGGAATTAATGCATGCTATGAAGTTATTCGACTTTGTGGTTGAGCGAGGTGGCAGGGTTAAGCTTGACGGGATCGAAAAACCTCCAAGCGAGTGGAAATCCCCGCTCGATGCGTTTGAGGCTGTTTACAGGCATGAGGTCAAGGTTACATCCATGATAAACGAGCTCGTGGATCTGGCACTGGAGGAGAAGGATCATGCATCCTATGCATTTCTGCAGTGGTATGTGATGGAGCAGGTTGAGGAGGAAGCATCTGCTGATGAAATCGTTCAGAAGCTGAAGCTCGTCGGGGATGAAAAGAGCGGTCTTTTCGCCATAGATCAGGAACTGGCAAAGAGGCAGTTCACGGAAGTACAGCAATAA
- a CDS encoding type II/IV secretion system ATPase subunit, producing MLGLLKRKRKEDDAEESIEEYERQAMESIEEAKKLEKVFKSRRRKKGIIKREIVEAYDPSIHGDLVEFSLPEDWRIVEEYWIQEPFSKAYIIYNDELHDYRYIVVEPELNPVEIEVLNKLKLDLGYILEVTELERGTGKLMKEEILKNAIDSLIEDMRINLDVKSYYKILYYIIRDFIYYNKLTPLMMDRSLEDISCNGYDKPVFVFHRNYANIETNLRFNERELDTLVVKLAQQSGKHISIAEPMIDATLPDGSRIQMTLGREVSDHGSTFTIRKFRDEPVTPIDLIVWKTFSSEQMAYLWLCIENKKSLIFAGGTASGKTTSMNAISLFIPRKAKIVTIEDTRELMLPHENWIPLVTREAFGEKGVIDMYDLLRAALRQRPEYIIVGEVRGKEALTLFQAMATGHTTYSTLHADSVNGAIHRLESPPIEVPRPMLEALDIISIQAQTYVGGKRVRKNIEIAEIVDLDPHTKMLRTSTVFQWDSVKDKQLLVGHSKALEEIRKSRGWSNAELQDELKRRRQVLEFMVEHNIRDFKSVSDIIHAYQSRPDKVLEKMEIV from the coding sequence ATGCTGGGTCTCCTAAAGAGAAAAAGAAAGGAAGATGATGCAGAAGAATCTATTGAAGAGTATGAGAGGCAGGCAATGGAATCTATAGAAGAGGCGAAAAAACTCGAAAAAGTTTTCAAAAGTAGAAGACGGAAGAAGGGCATTATTAAGAGAGAGATCGTTGAGGCTTACGATCCATCCATACATGGAGATCTTGTAGAATTTTCTCTGCCAGAAGATTGGAGGATAGTTGAAGAATACTGGATTCAGGAACCGTTCAGTAAAGCCTACATCATATACAACGACGAGTTGCATGATTACAGGTATATTGTGGTAGAGCCTGAGCTAAATCCGGTTGAAATTGAAGTTTTAAACAAGCTAAAGCTGGATCTTGGGTACATCTTGGAAGTGACAGAGCTTGAGAGAGGTACTGGGAAACTGATGAAAGAGGAAATTTTGAAGAATGCCATTGACAGTCTTATAGAAGATATGAGAATAAATTTGGACGTAAAATCTTATTACAAGATTTTATATTATATAATTAGAGATTTTATTTACTACAATAAGCTAACTCCACTTATGATGGATAGAAGCTTAGAGGATATTTCATGCAATGGATATGATAAACCAGTCTTTGTATTTCACAGAAATTATGCCAACATAGAAACTAACTTGAGGTTCAATGAGAGAGAGCTTGATACTCTGGTCGTTAAACTAGCTCAACAAAGTGGTAAGCACATAAGTATTGCAGAGCCCATGATTGATGCTACATTACCAGACGGAAGCAGAATACAGATGACATTAGGTAGAGAGGTCTCTGATCACGGTTCTACATTCACAATAAGGAAGTTCAGAGATGAGCCAGTAACACCAATTGACTTAATAGTCTGGAAAACATTTTCATCAGAGCAGATGGCTTACTTATGGCTTTGTATCGAAAATAAGAAGAGCTTAATTTTTGCTGGTGGAACTGCAAGCGGTAAAACGACTTCGATGAATGCAATCTCCCTCTTCATTCCAAGAAAGGCGAAAATCGTTACAATCGAGGATACAAGGGAACTTATGCTACCCCATGAAAACTGGATCCCCCTCGTAACTAGAGAAGCATTTGGAGAGAAAGGCGTAATAGATATGTACGATTTACTTAGGGCTGCTTTAAGGCAGAGACCAGAGTACATAATAGTTGGTGAGGTCAGAGGAAAAGAGGCGTTAACTTTATTCCAAGCTATGGCTACTGGACATACCACCTATTCAACTTTGCATGCTGATAGCGTTAATGGGGCGATACATCGTTTAGAAAGCCCCCCTATTGAGGTCCCTCGCCCAATGCTTGAAGCTTTAGACATTATAAGCATTCAAGCTCAAACGTATGTTGGAGGTAAACGAGTAAGAAAAAACATCGAGATAGCAGAAATAGTTGATCTGGACCCACATACGAAGATGCTTAGAACATCAACGGTTTTTCAGTGGGATAGTGTTAAAGATAAGCAGTTACTGGTTGGGCACTCCAAGGCTTTGGAAGAAATAAGGAAGAGCAGGGGATGGAGCAATGCAGAATTACAAGATGAGCTCAAACGGAGAAGGCAAGTTTTGGAATTTATGGTCGAACACAACATAAGGGATTTCAAAAGTGTAAGTGACATTATACACGCTTACCAAAGCAGGCCCGACAAAGTGCTTGAAAAGATGGAGATAGTCTAA
- a CDS encoding FAD-binding oxidoreductase — MRVVRAQIAKILRDSGVEPYTDASGYVFDETPETVRIEPCRDVIVVKPRNTEEVARVMRIAYEHNIPVFVRGGGTGLSCGAVPTKTGIVLSTERMKRIEVDAENLCAVCSAGVTLGELINAAESKGLSFPPHPGSESATVAGMVATNAGGVRAMKYGVMRNYVIGLKAVLADGEVLSLGGKMIKNNAGYNLMHLLIGSEGTLAIITEVVLKLLPPFRETLTLAVPFRCVEDAIRIVPKIMIESMPLALEYIEGEAITYGEKASGKRWPPRDKANLMVILDGDSKDDLMRKAERVAEICERSNAVDVFVATGREEKDLLAVRSLIYEGIKNDLIEILDVSVPVAKIPEYIRKCNDVAEKMGFKVINYGHAGDGNIHQHPMKRVGWEKDYEGLRMRFFEIASDLGGTITGEHGIGALKKDHLKHFISEREYRIMQEMKRIFDPKGILNPGKVVDHVR, encoded by the coding sequence GTGAGGGTTGTGAGAGCTCAAATCGCAAAAATACTGAGGGATAGCGGAGTTGAGCCATACACAGATGCCAGTGGATACGTCTTCGATGAAACTCCTGAAACAGTCAGGATCGAACCATGCAGAGATGTAATTGTTGTTAAGCCAAGAAATACAGAAGAGGTTGCAAGAGTAATGCGGATTGCCTATGAACATAACATTCCTGTTTTCGTAAGGGGTGGCGGAACGGGCTTGAGCTGCGGAGCGGTACCAACAAAAACAGGAATAGTCCTCTCAACCGAAAGGATGAAGAGGATAGAGGTGGATGCTGAAAATCTGTGTGCTGTTTGCTCTGCTGGAGTTACCCTCGGCGAGCTGATCAACGCTGCTGAATCAAAGGGTTTGAGCTTCCCACCTCATCCGGGAAGCGAGTCAGCAACTGTTGCCGGGATGGTTGCCACAAATGCTGGTGGAGTCAGGGCGATGAAGTATGGGGTGATGAGAAACTATGTGATCGGGCTGAAGGCTGTTCTCGCGGATGGAGAGGTTCTGAGCCTTGGCGGGAAAATGATCAAGAACAATGCTGGCTACAACCTGATGCACCTGCTCATTGGAAGTGAAGGAACTCTCGCGATTATAACCGAAGTCGTGCTGAAGCTTTTACCCCCTTTCAGGGAAACCCTAACGCTCGCAGTACCGTTTAGATGCGTCGAGGATGCCATCAGAATTGTGCCAAAGATAATGATTGAGAGCATGCCATTGGCTCTGGAGTATATCGAGGGTGAGGCTATCACATATGGTGAGAAAGCGAGCGGTAAAAGATGGCCTCCGAGGGATAAAGCGAATCTTATGGTTATCCTCGATGGAGACAGTAAGGATGATTTGATGAGAAAAGCTGAAAGGGTTGCTGAGATTTGCGAGAGAAGTAATGCCGTTGATGTCTTCGTAGCAACTGGCAGAGAAGAGAAGGATTTGCTTGCTGTGAGAAGCCTGATATATGAAGGAATCAAGAACGATCTGATCGAGATACTCGATGTTTCAGTTCCAGTAGCCAAAATACCGGAATACATAAGGAAATGTAACGATGTGGCTGAAAAAATGGGATTCAAGGTTATCAACTACGGGCATGCGGGAGATGGAAACATACACCAGCACCCGATGAAGCGGGTGGGCTGGGAGAAGGATTATGAGGGGCTGAGAATGAGGTTCTTTGAGATAGCATCAGATCTCGGTGGAACCATAACTGGAGAGCATGGTATTGGTGCCCTGAAAAAAGATCATCTGAAACACTTTATCTCAGAGAGAGAATATCGGATAATGCAGGAGATGAAGAGGATATTCGATCCAAAAGGCATCCTTAACCCCGGAAAGGTTGTTGACCATGTTCGTTAA